The genomic interval TAGTCGGTCGATAGAGGTCATAATATTCTCTTTTACTTCGTATTGCTAAAGACCCTTCAACCGAATATGTTCATAATCAACCCTTTGGCTTGAGCGGACGTATCTCCAAATCTACGGGCAAGTAGTTCCGGTGAGTTTGTAGAAGTTGCACGATACTGAGGGCCACATCCTGAGGGCGCATCATGTTTTCGTTCGCTGTCATTACCTCGATGTCGTCGAAGAAATTCGTGTTTACGCTCCCCGGATAAACGGCCGTGACCTTGATCCCGTAGTCGCGTAATTCCTGAAACCAACTGTGGCTTAGACCCCGAACGGCGTGCTTGGTAGCCACGTATCCGCTAAAGCCCTTGATACCGTTAAGTCCGGCAATGGAGCTTATATTCACGATATGCGACTCGCCCGTTGCTTTCAGTGCTCCGAGTAGGTTTCGCGTTACTTCGAACAGTCCGATAACATTCACTTCGAACATACCTTTCCAGTCGTTCCAGTTCTGCTCTTCGATGTTTCCGTAGACTCCATATCCGGCGTTATTGACCAAGAAAGTTATCTCGTTTCCGAGCATATCGAGGGTTTGCTTCACTGCGGACTGTATCTCCTGTTCGGACCCTACATCACAGCGGAAAAAATGAAGGTTTTCGTGATTCAATCCGGGAGCATTTCGCCCCCACCCTGCGACTACAGCACCTTGATCGAGAAGCTGCTTTACCAATTCCAGGCCAATTCCCTTACTTACTCCGGTTACGACACCAACTTTACCTCGTAGTTCCATGTGTTTCTTATTTTCGATGACAACCGGCCAGCACGGTAAAGGTTTGTCGACGTAAGCAAACCAATCGTGCCGCAGGCACTAATATTCAAAGATCGTAAAGGTGAATTACTGTTCGCATTGTGGTTCTTCGGAAATCGAGTTCATTGTGCCAGAAGGCGATAATCGGTTGCGGCACGTTTGCGGGAATTGCGGGCGCATCCACTACAGCAATCCGCGCGTGATCGTGGGCTGCGTGCCTATTTGGGACGGAAAGATCATGATCGCACGGCGCAATATAGAGCCGCGGAAAGGGCTGTGGAACTTACCGAGTGGATTCCTCGAAAACGGCGAAACCGTGGAAGAAGGCGCACTGCGCGAGTTGCACGAAGAAACTAAGGCGACGGGCACAATCGTTCGGCTACATGCCATTTACAACCTGCCGCATGCCAACCGGGTGTACGTGCATTTTCTGGTGCAGCTACATTCACCCCACTTCGAGCTCACGCCCGAAAGTTCGGAAATCGCTTTCTTTGCCGCCGATGAGATCCCGTTCGATGAAATGGCCTTTAGCTCGAGTGCGTTTTCGATCGAGAAACACCTCGAATTCCCTGAGGGTCCTGCGGGCGGAATCCACATTGGGACCTATCGCAAGAAATTTGATCCATGATTAAACTGTCACTCCTATATCGCGTTCGCGAACCGCTTAAAAAGATCGAAAATTCGCCGCTCGTGCTCATGTTGCACGGCTACGGAGCCGATATGAACGACCTGTTCACATTTGCCGCAGAACTGCCCGAAACCGCGCTCGTGATCAGCGCTCAAGCACCGCATCGCCTACCCTGGGGCGGTTACGCTTGGTGGCCGCTCGAAATGGGGCCCGACGGAAAACTAAAACGCGATGTCGTTCAAGCCCGAAAAGCCGTGGTGCAAGCACAGGAGTTCATTTCGGAAGTGGCCAATGAATTTGAATTCGATACCGATCGCTTTTTCCTGCTTGGATTCAGCCAAGGCGGCATGATGAGCTACGGCCTCGCACTCGCCGATCCCGAACGGTACGCCGGTGTCATGGCCCTGAGTTCCTATTTACTGGACGGCCTGTCTGATTCGGTGCCTACGGCACGAAGCCCACTTCCACCCTTTTTCGTGAGTCACGGTACGCAGGATCAAGTTTTACCCGTTGAAGGTGCTCGTGAAAGTCGAGCACGGCTCGAATCGTGGGGTGCTGAGGTCGAATACCACGAATACCCAATGCCCCACGGGATCAATCCGGACAATCTGAACGACTTGTTGAAGTGGTTGAACGCTCGTTTGTAGTATAAAGGAATTATGAACGGCCTCGTTCGATTCCTTCTTTGTATCGAGTCAAGGCCCGTTCACGAGCCAATTTATGATCCACTATGGGCTTGTAGGAGAGCTCCTGATATTCGGGGACCCATTGCTTTACATAAGCTAGTTTGGGGTCGAATTTCTTCATTTGTAATTCCGGATTGAATACCCGAAAGTAAGGCGAGGCATCCACTCCACTCCCGGCGGCCCACTGCCATCCACCGTTATTGCTAGCCAACTCGAAATCGAGCAGTTTTCGGGCAAAGTAACCTTCGCCCCATCGCCAATCAATGAGCAAGTGCTTGGTCAAAAAGGAAGCCACGATCATGCGCACTCGGTTGTGCATGAAACCCGTTGAATTCAGTTCGCGCATCCCCGCGTCGACGATCGGATAACCCGTGTTTCCCGAGCACCATTTTTCGAAGTGCTCTTCGTTGTTCTCCCATTGAATGAAGTCGTATTCCGGACGAAACGACTGTTCAACCACCCCCGGGAAATGATAGATAATGGCCTGATAAAAATCGCGCCAAATAAGCTCGTTTAAATACTTCTCGCTGAGCTCATTAGCTCGCTTAGCAAGCTGCCTGATGCTCACCGTTCCAAAACGGAGATGGACGCTCATTCGCGTGGTGCCGCGCTTGGCGGGCAGGTCACGCGTTTCGCAATAATGCTCAACTATGTGCTCGTCGAGGGCCCTGCTCGGGATCGGGAGGTCGCTTGCCACGAAGCCCATGTCTGCCAAACTCAGGAGTTCCGCCGGATTCGTTTTCCAGAGTCCGCCCAACTCGTTTTCGGATGGATATCCGCTTAGGTGTCCGCCCGTAAGTTGCTTCTTCCAAACCTTACTGTACGGCGTGTACACCACGTAAGGGTCACCATTGTCCTTTACCACCTCGTCCATTTCGAAGATCACATGGTCTTTATATGCTTGAAACGAAACCTCGTGCTCGCTGCATAACCGGGCTATCGCCGCATCTCGTTCACGCGCGTAGGGTTCGTAATCGCCGTTGGCATAAACCTTGACGATCGAGTATTCGCTTAGCCATTTCTTCCAAATTTCCTCGGGGGTACCGTAGGCAACCAGCAGGGTTGATCCGGCCGCTTCGTACTCCGCTTTGAGGCGTTGAACTTCGTTGTGGATAAAGGTCACCCGAGCGTCATCCTTATCTTCGAGTTTGTCGAGTATTTCACGATCGAAGATGAATACGGGAACGATTGGCTCATCGGCCCGCAGGGCCCGAAACAGCCCATGATTATCCTCTATGCGAAAATCGCGCCGATGCCAGAAGAAATTAACGCGACTCAAGGTATCTGTTTGTCTTTGGCATACTCTATTTCGCGCAGATCTTCGTAGGGTCGCGCATAGGATAGGCGCGTGATCTTGTCAGTATTCAAGTAGGCATCTAAACCGCTTCCGGCAACGGTGCCCGCTTCGCAGAGATCGATGAACCCGTCGATTCCCACTACATCCTTTGGCACGATCACCTCTACCACCTCACCCACGATCATGATGGTATGGTTGGCTTGAATATTATAGCGCTCACGAAATTTGAGTCCGATCTTGATGCGCGATTCTGCCACGTATGGGGCCAGGTGTTCGTCGGAAAAGAACGGCGTTAACCCCGAAAGGTCGAATTCGCTCTGTGTGCGCGTGTATTTAGCCGAGGTTTGATGGGCCGGCTTCACGATATCCTCGTGAATGTGGTTAAAAGTGTAGTGATCTTGCTCAATGATGTTCGTGAGGGTATGCCGGGGAACCGTAGCCGGTCTGATGATCATTCCAAGCAAGGGCGGATTTGAACCGATATGAAAAATGGAATTGAACACGGCCAGATTCGACTTCTCGTTCTTGCTGCAGGTTCCACAGAGGTTTACGCTCTTGTAACCACTTAACGAATTGAAGAAGTGAGCTCGAAATCGCCGCTCCATTTGTTCAAAATCATACGATGTAAACTGTACTTCTTCCATGACTTATAAGGATCGCACGGCCGACATTCCGCCATCGACTTGTAGTATTTGTCTGCTCACCCAGCCCGACTTTGGACTCAACAAATAGCGGGTCGCTTCGGAGCTATCCTGCGTGGCTCCGACTCGGGCAAGGGGATGCCGCTCAGCACTCGTCTCGCGTTTTTTCTCGTTGTTCAGCAATCGCTCTGCCAAGGGGGTATCGATCAAGCTCAAGGCGATGGCGTTGACACGGATCTTCGGGGCGAATTCGGCGGCCAATGATCGTGTGAGCCCTTCAATAGCTCCTTTGCCGGCCGCAATACTGGCGTGAAAAGGCATTCCGGTTTGCACGGCCACTGTACTGAACAGCACGATGGCCGCGTTCTCAGATTTCTTGAGCTTGTCGAGCACTTTCTGTATCACGCGGACAGCTCCAAAGAAATTGACTTTCATTTCGTCGCGAAAGACCTGCTCGCGAATCATGTGGAAGGGTTTGAGATTAATGGTTCCCGGTGCATAGACCAAGCCATCTAACACCTCCGGCAAATCCGTTAGCTCCGCTTCTTTATCGGTGACGTCGTACGATTGCCATCGAACTCCGCTGACTTCGGAAAGGCCACCCTGTGAACGGCTAGCGGCCCAGACCTCGTTCTCCTCGGAGATCAAATCCTTCACAACTTGAAGTCCTGTTCCCGAGCTTCCTCCTGTCACTAAATACTTCGACATTACTTTTTACTTCTGAGTTCCTCGATCTTACGACCGATCTCTTCTGCTTCTGCGGTTACTTGACCCGCTTTCAGCACGTCTCCTTTTCGTTGGATATCGCGCGCTTCTTGAAGCTTAGCGCGATACTGCTTTTCGAGTTTCGCGATCGGGTCCGATTTGAATAATCCAAACATCAGTCGATATAACTTAAGAATTCACGTTGAGCGCGCTCGGTCTTGAATACCCCGCTGTAATGAGAGGTAACCGTTGCACTGTTTACATCCTCTATTCCGCGCGTACTTACGCACATGTGCTCGGCATCGATGACCACGGCTACATCATCCGTTTTTAGAACGCGCTTAAGTTCTTCGGCGATTTGCTCCGTCAACCGCTCTTGAACCTGCGGGCGTTTTGCGT from Flavobacteriales bacterium carries:
- a CDS encoding deoxyribodipyrimidine photo-lyase; translated protein: MSRVNFFWHRRDFRIEDNHGLFRALRADEPIVPVFIFDREILDKLEDKDDARVTFIHNEVQRLKAEYEAAGSTLLVAYGTPEEIWKKWLSEYSIVKVYANGDYEPYARERDAAIARLCSEHEVSFQAYKDHVIFEMDEVVKDNGDPYVVYTPYSKVWKKQLTGGHLSGYPSENELGGLWKTNPAELLSLADMGFVASDLPIPSRALDEHIVEHYCETRDLPAKRGTTRMSVHLRFGTVSIRQLAKRANELSEKYLNELIWRDFYQAIIYHFPGVVEQSFRPEYDFIQWENNEEHFEKWCSGNTGYPIVDAGMRELNSTGFMHNRVRMIVASFLTKHLLIDWRWGEGYFARKLLDFELASNNGGWQWAAGSGVDASPYFRVFNPELQMKKFDPKLAYVKQWVPEYQELSYKPIVDHKLARERALTRYKEGIERGRS
- a CDS encoding phospholipase → MIKLSLLYRVREPLKKIENSPLVLMLHGYGADMNDLFTFAAELPETALVISAQAPHRLPWGGYAWWPLEMGPDGKLKRDVVQARKAVVQAQEFISEVANEFEFDTDRFFLLGFSQGGMMSYGLALADPERYAGVMALSSYLLDGLSDSVPTARSPLPPFFVSHGTQDQVLPVEGARESRARLESWGAEVEYHEYPMPHGINPDNLNDLLKWLNARL
- a CDS encoding Lacal_2735 family protein codes for the protein MFGLFKSDPIAKLEKQYRAKLQEARDIQRKGDVLKAGQVTAEAEEIGRKIEELRSKK
- a CDS encoding flavin reductase, encoding MEEVQFTSYDFEQMERRFRAHFFNSLSGYKSVNLCGTCSKNEKSNLAVFNSIFHIGSNPPLLGMIIRPATVPRHTLTNIIEQDHYTFNHIHEDIVKPAHQTSAKYTRTQSEFDLSGLTPFFSDEHLAPYVAESRIKIGLKFRERYNIQANHTIMIVGEVVEVIVPKDVVGIDGFIDLCEAGTVAGSGLDAYLNTDKITRLSYARPYEDLREIEYAKDKQIP
- a CDS encoding SDR family oxidoreductase; amino-acid sequence: MELRGKVGVVTGVSKGIGLELVKQLLDQGAVVAGWGRNAPGLNHENLHFFRCDVGSEQEIQSAVKQTLDMLGNEITFLVNNAGYGVYGNIEEQNWNDWKGMFEVNVIGLFEVTRNLLGALKATGESHIVNISSIAGLNGIKGFSGYVATKHAVRGLSHSWFQELRDYGIKVTAVYPGSVNTNFFDDIEVMTANENMMRPQDVALSIVQLLQTHRNYLPVDLEIRPLKPKG
- a CDS encoding NUDIX hydrolase encodes the protein MNYCSHCGSSEIEFIVPEGDNRLRHVCGNCGRIHYSNPRVIVGCVPIWDGKIMIARRNIEPRKGLWNLPSGFLENGETVEEGALRELHEETKATGTIVRLHAIYNLPHANRVYVHFLVQLHSPHFELTPESSEIAFFAADEIPFDEMAFSSSAFSIEKHLEFPEGPAGGIHIGTYRKKFDP
- a CDS encoding SDR family oxidoreductase → MSKYLVTGGSSGTGLQVVKDLISEENEVWAASRSQGGLSEVSGVRWQSYDVTDKEAELTDLPEVLDGLVYAPGTINLKPFHMIREQVFRDEMKVNFFGAVRVIQKVLDKLKKSENAAIVLFSTVAVQTGMPFHASIAAGKGAIEGLTRSLAAEFAPKIRVNAIALSLIDTPLAERLLNNEKKRETSAERHPLARVGATQDSSEATRYLLSPKSGWVSRQILQVDGGMSAVRSL